From a region of the Cygnus atratus isolate AKBS03 ecotype Queensland, Australia chromosome 3, CAtr_DNAZoo_HiC_assembly, whole genome shotgun sequence genome:
- the GTF2H5 gene encoding general transcription factor IIH subunit 5, with product MVNVLKGVLIECDPAMKQFLLYLDESNALGKKFIIQDLDETHVFVLAELVNFLQERVGELMDQNSFPITQK from the exons ATGGTGAACGTGCTGAAGGGCGTGCTCATCGAGTG CGACCCAGCAATGAAGCAGTTTCTGCTCTACTTGGATGAGTCAAATGCGCTGGGAAAGAAGTTCATCATACAAGACCTGGATGAAACTCATGTCTTTGTTTTAGCCGAGTTGGTTAACTTCCTCCAGGAGAGAGTGGGCGAGCTAATGGACCAGAACTCTTTTCCTATTACTCAGAAGTAA